One Pullulanibacillus sp. KACC 23026 DNA segment encodes these proteins:
- the atpB gene encoding F0F1 ATP synthase subunit A yields the protein MELTPKIKFLGLTFDVTVMIGTLITAILVLLIVLVATRRREMRPRGAQNFVEMLVEFVQGITNMMLDAKRAERYLGFAFTTFLFIFIANELGVIVMVTGAVHHPMPSLGITADLLKTNDEISWFKSPTSDINVTVAMAFAITIYAHFAGLLKSPRGYFRHYFEPYAWMLPLHIIDEIAKPTTHAARLWANIFAGEVLIIILREGTFYLTGIPLMAWIGFSLFVGAIQAYIFTVLAMVYISQKIASDH from the coding sequence TTGGAACTGACTCCGAAAATTAAGTTCCTGGGTCTTACATTTGATGTGACCGTCATGATTGGAACGCTCATAACAGCTATTCTAGTGTTGCTCATTGTATTAGTTGCAACACGCCGCAGAGAGATGCGTCCAAGAGGAGCACAGAACTTTGTTGAAATGCTCGTTGAATTTGTTCAAGGGATCACGAACATGATGCTCGATGCCAAGCGGGCCGAACGTTATCTTGGCTTTGCTTTCACAACGTTCCTATTTATTTTTATTGCAAATGAATTAGGAGTTATTGTGATGGTAACAGGGGCTGTACATCATCCGATGCCATCTCTCGGAATTACGGCTGATCTATTAAAGACCAACGATGAAATCAGCTGGTTTAAATCACCAACCTCTGATATTAACGTAACAGTGGCAATGGCTTTTGCGATTACGATTTATGCGCATTTTGCAGGATTGCTTAAGAGTCCAAGAGGATATTTTCGGCATTACTTTGAGCCATATGCTTGGATGTTACCTTTGCACATCATTGATGAAATTGCAAAGCCAACGACCCATGCAGCACGGCTGTGGGCAAACATTTTTGCAGGTGAAGTATTAATCATTATATTGCGAGAAGGAACTTTCTATTTAACGGGAATTCCATTAATGGCATGGATTGGTTTTTCACTATTCGTTGGAGCTATTCAAGCCTATATTTTCACAGTTCTCGCTATGGTTTATATTTCTCAGAAAATAGCAAGTGATCATTAG
- the atpE gene encoding F0F1 ATP synthase subunit C codes for MTVIAGGIMIAFGALAAGLGNGILFSRYLEGIARQPEARGTLFGQAMIALGLVEALPIISIAFGLLVLFGVIGG; via the coding sequence ATGACAGTAATCGCAGGCGGTATTATGATCGCATTCGGCGCTCTTGCAGCCGGTTTAGGAAACGGTATTTTATTCAGTCGTTATCTTGAAGGAATTGCACGTCAACCAGAAGCACGTGGTACTTTATTTGGACAAGCGATGATCGCTCTTGGTCTTGTTGAGGCACTTCCAATCATTTCGATTGCGTTTGGTCTATTAGTGCTATTCGGCGTCATCGGCGGCTAA
- the atpG gene encoding ATP synthase F1 subunit gamma gives MASLRDIKSRINSTKKTRQITKAMEMVSAANFNRSQQQAVSYMSYTEKLRQVVGNIAAGNQGSAQHPMLKSRPVKKTGYLVITADRGLAGAYNNAVLKQAQTLIDKNHKSKDEYTIIVIGKKGLKYFQSRNMPIAAEITGVPEQPSYDNVKHIAKTAVGLFVDEVIDELIMVYNHFESAISQKVTHMLLLPLTEVNEGQTAEKVSYEYEPSANEVLETLLPLYAEGLIFGTILDAKTAEHAARMTAMKNSTDNASELIEKYTLSYNRARQAAITQEISEIVGGAAALE, from the coding sequence GTGGCATCTTTGCGTGATATAAAATCGCGAATTAACTCGACGAAGAAAACAAGACAGATTACGAAAGCGATGGAGATGGTGTCGGCTGCCAACTTTAACCGTTCACAGCAACAAGCTGTTTCGTATATGTCTTATACAGAAAAACTGCGTCAAGTTGTAGGAAATATTGCGGCCGGCAATCAAGGCAGTGCTCAGCATCCTATGCTGAAATCTCGTCCGGTCAAAAAGACGGGTTATCTTGTAATTACAGCGGACCGTGGACTCGCTGGCGCTTATAACAACGCCGTATTGAAGCAGGCACAAACACTGATTGACAAGAATCATAAGTCTAAAGATGAATACACCATTATCGTTATTGGTAAAAAAGGACTCAAGTATTTCCAAAGCCGCAATATGCCTATTGCAGCGGAAATCACAGGCGTCCCTGAACAGCCAAGCTATGATAATGTGAAACACATAGCTAAGACGGCTGTCGGATTATTCGTTGATGAAGTGATTGATGAATTAATCATGGTCTACAACCATTTTGAAAGTGCCATTTCTCAGAAAGTAACCCATATGTTGCTCTTGCCTTTAACAGAAGTAAATGAAGGGCAGACTGCTGAAAAAGTGAGTTATGAGTACGAGCCATCGGCTAATGAAGTGTTAGAGACACTATTACCGCTCTATGCAGAAGGCTTAATTTTTGGGACCATTTTGGATGCAAAAACAGCTGAGCATGCAGCGCGTATGACAGCGATGAAGAATTCGACCGATAATGCATCGGAATTAATCGAAAAATACACTTTGTCTTACAACCGTGCACGTCAAGCGGCCATTACACAGGAAATTAGTGAAATTGTAGGCGGCGCAGCAGCACTTGAATAG
- the spoIID gene encoding stage II sporulation protein D, with the protein MKKRYPVIIVAVLLLTILILPSLIVLNVHKGEGKQEAVKAPKVKSANKAEDNPIAVETAALPVTVYRSSSGTVDDLTLHDYLVGVVACEMPANFKMEALKAQALAARTYVVDRLLTDSSSAKVPKGVKANVIDTTDDQVYKSPQQLKELWGSAYASKIKRIEEAVTATEGEVITYKGKIIGYPAFFSTSNGYTENANEYYETSIPYLKSVPSKWDLKSPKYKTTISLTVSNVEAALGVSLDSTNGAIGEVKKWTTGKRIADIEISGHEFTGREVREKLNLRSADFVMKREGNEVQITTYGYGHGVGMSQYGANGMAQEGKTYKQIVQYYYSGSSVSNMATELAQIKEKL; encoded by the coding sequence TTGAAGAAACGATATCCCGTAATCATTGTAGCTGTTCTTCTGCTCACGATTCTCATTCTGCCATCGCTCATTGTCCTAAATGTCCATAAAGGAGAAGGCAAACAGGAAGCTGTAAAGGCTCCTAAAGTCAAGAGTGCAAATAAAGCAGAAGACAATCCCATTGCTGTCGAAACGGCGGCTCTCCCAGTAACCGTCTATCGCTCATCGTCAGGAACAGTAGATGATCTGACTCTTCACGATTATTTGGTAGGGGTTGTTGCCTGTGAAATGCCGGCCAATTTTAAAATGGAGGCTTTAAAAGCTCAGGCGCTTGCCGCGAGAACGTACGTCGTGGATCGTTTGCTGACCGATTCTTCGAGCGCAAAAGTACCTAAGGGTGTCAAAGCCAATGTTATCGATACAACTGATGATCAAGTCTATAAAAGTCCACAGCAATTAAAAGAACTGTGGGGTTCCGCGTACGCTTCTAAGATCAAACGAATTGAAGAAGCGGTCACGGCAACAGAAGGAGAAGTTATTACTTATAAAGGGAAGATTATTGGCTATCCTGCTTTCTTTTCGACAAGCAATGGCTATACAGAGAATGCCAATGAGTATTATGAAACCTCAATCCCTTACTTAAAAAGTGTACCTAGTAAATGGGACCTTAAATCACCAAAATATAAAACAACAATAAGTCTCACCGTTTCAAATGTGGAAGCTGCATTAGGCGTATCATTAGACTCAACCAATGGAGCAATCGGGGAAGTGAAGAAGTGGACAACAGGAAAGCGAATAGCGGATATAGAGATAAGCGGTCATGAGTTTACAGGGCGCGAGGTTAGAGAAAAATTAAACCTTAGATCCGCCGATTTTGTCATGAAAAGAGAGGGCAATGAGGTTCAAATTACCACTTACGGCTATGGTCATGGCGTGGGGATGAGCCAATATGGGGCTAATGGAATGGCGCAAGAGGGAAAGACCTACAAACAAATTGTTCAATATTATTATTCAGGTTCATCCGTCTCCAACATGGCCACTGAGTTAGCCCAAATTAAGGAAAAACTTTGA
- the atpF gene encoding F0F1 ATP synthase subunit B, whose translation MLEFHLGNIIFQLVVFLILMVLVSKLAARPVLGMMKKRQDYIDEQLKSAEESQKQAQELLEQQRAELKRTREESSQIIEAEKKRAEAQATEIINVAKDRAERLINEAKDEIETERVKAVATLRDEVAHLSLLLASKVLEKEVDRKAHEKAIDDFVKQVGESL comes from the coding sequence GTGCTGGAATTCCACTTAGGAAACATAATCTTTCAGTTAGTTGTGTTCTTGATTCTAATGGTTCTTGTATCAAAGCTTGCGGCTCGACCAGTTCTTGGCATGATGAAGAAACGTCAAGACTATATCGATGAGCAATTAAAGAGTGCTGAAGAAAGCCAAAAACAAGCTCAAGAGCTTCTTGAACAGCAACGCGCTGAATTGAAGAGAACGCGCGAAGAATCGAGTCAAATTATTGAAGCTGAGAAAAAACGTGCAGAAGCACAAGCAACTGAAATTATTAATGTTGCCAAAGATCGTGCTGAACGCTTAATAAATGAAGCAAAAGATGAAATTGAGACAGAACGTGTGAAAGCAGTAGCAACGCTTCGCGATGAAGTGGCACACCTTTCCTTGTTGCTTGCATCTAAAGTTCTTGAAAAAGAAGTGGATCGCAAAGCTCATGAAAAGGCGATTGACGACTTTGTCAAACAGGTGGGCGAAAGCCTATGA
- the atpA gene encoding F0F1 ATP synthase subunit alpha yields MSIKAEEISALIKKQIENYDATIQVSDVGTVTEVGDGIARIHGLDNVMAGELVEFANGVMGLAQNLEESNVGVVILGPYLDIHEGDEVKRTGRIMEVPVGEELLGRVVNPLGQPIDGRGPINTTQTRPIEGKAPGVMDRKSVHEPLQTGIKAIDSMIPIGRGQRELIIGDRQTGKTAIAIDTIINQKAEGVISIYVAIGQKESTVAGVVETLREHGALENTIVVSAGASDPAPLLYLAPYAGVTMGEEFMYNGKHVLIIYDDLSKQAVAYRELSLLLRRPPGREAYPGDVFYLHSRLLERAAKLSDEKGGGSMTALPIIETQAGDISAYIPTNVISITDGQIFLESRLFYSGVRPAVDAGSSVSRVGGAAQIKAMSKVAGRLRTDLSSFRELEAFAQFGSDLDRATQAKLNRGQRTIEVMKQDLHKPYPVEKQVAIIFALTNGYLDDIPVEDIQRFEKGFLAYLEQNGNDILSGIRETKQLPDADAFKSAIEAFKKTFAVSNQ; encoded by the coding sequence ATGAGCATTAAAGCTGAAGAAATTAGTGCTTTGATAAAAAAGCAAATTGAGAACTACGATGCCACGATTCAAGTCAGCGACGTAGGGACGGTTACCGAAGTAGGTGACGGTATTGCTCGTATTCATGGTCTAGATAATGTCATGGCAGGTGAGCTCGTTGAATTCGCCAATGGCGTCATGGGTCTTGCGCAGAACCTAGAGGAAAGCAACGTCGGTGTTGTTATTCTTGGACCTTATCTTGATATTCATGAAGGCGACGAAGTAAAACGAACAGGACGCATTATGGAAGTACCTGTCGGTGAAGAACTTTTAGGACGCGTAGTGAACCCGCTCGGACAACCTATTGACGGCCGTGGTCCTATTAACACAACCCAAACACGTCCGATTGAAGGAAAGGCACCTGGTGTTATGGATCGTAAATCCGTACATGAGCCTCTTCAAACAGGGATTAAAGCAATTGACTCCATGATTCCAATCGGTCGCGGACAGCGTGAATTGATCATCGGTGACCGTCAAACAGGTAAAACAGCCATTGCGATTGACACTATTATCAACCAAAAGGCTGAAGGGGTTATTAGCATTTATGTAGCCATCGGCCAAAAAGAATCCACTGTTGCAGGGGTTGTTGAAACCTTGCGTGAACATGGGGCTCTTGAGAACACGATTGTTGTGTCTGCAGGTGCATCTGACCCAGCTCCTCTTCTTTACCTTGCTCCGTATGCAGGGGTAACAATGGGTGAGGAATTCATGTATAACGGCAAACATGTCTTGATCATTTATGATGATCTTTCTAAACAAGCGGTTGCCTATCGTGAACTTTCCCTCTTGCTTCGTCGTCCTCCAGGTCGTGAAGCTTATCCAGGGGATGTTTTCTATCTTCACTCGCGTCTTTTGGAGCGCGCTGCAAAGCTCAGTGACGAAAAAGGCGGCGGTTCAATGACCGCTCTTCCAATCATTGAAACACAAGCTGGAGATATTTCTGCTTATATCCCAACTAACGTTATTTCCATTACAGACGGACAAATTTTCTTAGAATCCCGTCTATTCTATTCTGGTGTACGTCCTGCAGTTGATGCGGGTTCTTCCGTATCCCGTGTTGGTGGGGCTGCACAAATTAAAGCCATGAGTAAAGTGGCAGGACGTCTTCGTACGGACCTTTCCTCTTTCCGTGAATTAGAAGCTTTTGCGCAGTTTGGTTCTGATTTGGACCGCGCGACTCAAGCCAAGCTTAACCGTGGACAGCGCACGATTGAAGTCATGAAACAAGACTTGCATAAGCCATATCCCGTTGAAAAACAAGTGGCAATTATTTTTGCCCTTACAAACGGTTATTTAGATGATATTCCAGTTGAAGATATTCAACGTTTCGAAAAAGGCTTCTTAGCTTACCTTGAGCAAAATGGTAATGATATCCTTTCTGGTATTCGTGAGACAAAGCAATTGCCAGATGCAGATGCCTTTAAATCAGCTATTGAAGCATTTAAGAAAACGTTCGCGGTATCTAATCAATAG
- a CDS encoding AtpZ/AtpI family protein — protein sequence MKFDPENPYRTMGLIGTLGVEITAFIIGGVYLGKYLDHVLKTSPVFLVIGIFGGMIVGILSALFTLKAFIKDESHE from the coding sequence GTGAAATTTGATCCGGAAAATCCTTATCGAACTATGGGGTTGATCGGAACACTCGGTGTTGAAATCACGGCCTTTATAATTGGCGGTGTTTATCTTGGAAAATACCTAGATCACGTGCTGAAGACCTCACCGGTTTTTCTTGTAATAGGAATATTTGGTGGAATGATTGTAGGCATTTTGAGTGCACTTTTTACACTAAAAGCATTTATAAAGGATGAGTCACATGAATGA
- the atpD gene encoding F0F1 ATP synthase subunit beta: MNKGQVTQVMGPVVDVRFEHGQLPELNNAIKIQHKAQEASEHDIDLTLEVALHLGNDTVRTIAMASTDGVVRGMEVMDTGAPISVPVGEATLGRVFNVLGEPIDLKEDIPADVRRDSIHREAPEYQDLTTKTEVLETGIKVIDLLAPYVKGGKIGLFGGAGVGKTVLIQELIHNIAQEHGGISVFAGVGERTREGNDLYFEMSDSGVIKKTAMVFGQMNEPPGARMRVALSGLTMAEYFRDEQGQDVLLFIDNIFRFTQAGSEVSALLGRMPSAVGYQPTLATEMGRLQERITSTKKGSVTSIQAVYVPADDYTDPAPATTFAHLDATTNLERALTQMGIYPAVDPLASTSRALAPEIVGEEHYGVARRVQETLQRYKELQDIIAILGMDELSDDDKLIVNRARRIQFFLSQNFHVAEQFTGQPGSYVPVKETVKGFKEILEGKYDDLPEDAFRLVGRIEEVIENAKNMEQNA, translated from the coding sequence ATGAACAAGGGTCAAGTAACTCAAGTTATGGGTCCTGTTGTCGATGTTCGCTTTGAACATGGTCAACTGCCTGAACTAAACAACGCGATTAAAATTCAACATAAAGCTCAAGAAGCCAGTGAACACGATATTGACTTGACTTTAGAAGTAGCCCTTCACCTTGGCAATGATACTGTTCGTACTATTGCTATGGCTTCTACGGACGGGGTCGTTCGTGGTATGGAAGTCATGGATACAGGCGCTCCAATTTCTGTCCCAGTAGGTGAAGCGACACTTGGTCGTGTCTTTAACGTATTGGGTGAACCAATTGATCTTAAAGAGGATATTCCGGCCGATGTTCGTCGTGATTCGATTCACCGCGAAGCACCAGAATATCAAGACTTAACAACGAAAACAGAGGTCCTTGAAACAGGCATTAAAGTTATCGACCTTCTTGCTCCATACGTAAAAGGTGGTAAAATCGGTCTCTTCGGTGGTGCCGGTGTTGGTAAAACCGTCTTAATCCAGGAGCTCATTCATAACATTGCACAAGAACACGGTGGTATTTCGGTATTTGCTGGTGTTGGTGAACGTACTCGTGAAGGAAACGACCTTTACTTTGAAATGAGCGATTCTGGTGTTATCAAGAAAACAGCTATGGTATTTGGTCAAATGAACGAGCCTCCAGGTGCACGTATGCGTGTAGCTCTTTCCGGTTTGACAATGGCTGAATACTTCCGTGATGAGCAAGGCCAAGACGTGCTTCTCTTCATCGATAATATCTTCCGTTTTACTCAAGCCGGTTCAGAGGTTTCCGCGCTTTTGGGCCGTATGCCATCAGCGGTTGGTTACCAGCCAACACTTGCTACGGAAATGGGTAGACTGCAAGAGCGAATTACGTCAACGAAAAAAGGATCAGTTACGTCTATCCAAGCGGTTTATGTGCCAGCGGATGACTACACGGACCCAGCTCCAGCGACGACTTTTGCTCACTTAGATGCAACGACGAACCTTGAGCGTGCCCTTACTCAGATGGGTATTTATCCAGCTGTGGATCCTCTTGCGTCAACATCACGTGCATTAGCTCCTGAAATCGTAGGAGAAGAGCATTATGGTGTAGCTCGTCGTGTTCAAGAAACGCTTCAACGTTATAAAGAACTTCAAGACATTATCGCAATCTTGGGTATGGACGAATTATCAGATGATGACAAGCTTATTGTTAACCGTGCTCGTCGCATTCAATTCTTCTTATCCCAAAACTTCCACGTTGCTGAGCAATTTACAGGTCAACCTGGATCTTATGTACCAGTTAAGGAAACGGTTAAAGGGTTTAAGGAAATCCTCGAAGGAAAATACGATGATCTTCCAGAAGATGCGTTCCGCTTAGTTGGCCGCATCGAAGAGGTCATTGAAAATGCGAAGAACATGGAGCAAAACGCGTAA
- a CDS encoding F0F1 ATP synthase subunit epsilon: MNTILASIVTPNGKVFEGDVHMVSVRAVAGDMGILPNHMPVVAPLKISAVKLKSFDADQYVAVSGGFIEVRGDQVTILTESAELKKDIDVSRAERAKEEAERRLSELTEESPEYKAVQNDLKRAENRLDIASRH; this comes from the coding sequence TTGAATACCATTTTAGCCAGTATCGTCACTCCTAACGGTAAGGTGTTTGAAGGCGATGTTCATATGGTGAGTGTTCGCGCGGTAGCCGGAGATATGGGTATTCTGCCAAATCACATGCCTGTCGTAGCACCTTTAAAAATAAGTGCTGTAAAACTAAAATCTTTTGATGCCGATCAATACGTCGCAGTGAGTGGTGGTTTTATTGAAGTGCGCGGTGACCAAGTTACGATTCTTACCGAGTCAGCCGAGCTGAAGAAAGATATTGATGTTTCACGGGCAGAACGTGCTAAGGAAGAAGCCGAACGCCGCTTATCTGAGCTAACTGAAGAATCACCAGAATACAAAGCTGTTCAAAATGACCTCAAGCGTGCTGAGAATCGTTTAGACATTGCGAGCAGACATTAA
- a CDS encoding F0F1 ATP synthase subunit delta: MSEVIAKRYAQALFDVAKERSTVDAVEEQLQVIQQTVKESKDLNTMLNHPRIKGEDKKAVLEQIFKDEVNAEVLNLLKVLVDRGRESLLNDLSESYTAIANEARGIVDMYVTTAEPLSQEDEDKLSKSFGNVLNKQLRIHSKVDAGVIGGVLVRIGNRVYDGTLAGKLTRFHQEMKASR, encoded by the coding sequence ATGAGCGAAGTGATCGCAAAGCGCTATGCACAAGCTTTATTTGATGTTGCGAAAGAACGCAGCACAGTTGATGCAGTAGAAGAGCAGCTGCAGGTTATTCAGCAGACGGTAAAGGAAAGTAAGGACCTTAATACGATGCTGAATCATCCTCGCATCAAGGGTGAGGATAAGAAAGCGGTTCTCGAACAAATTTTCAAAGATGAAGTGAATGCTGAAGTTCTTAATCTTCTCAAAGTTCTCGTTGATCGCGGGCGTGAAAGCCTTTTGAATGATCTTTCTGAAAGCTACACAGCCATTGCTAATGAGGCGAGAGGGATTGTCGATATGTATGTGACGACAGCAGAGCCTTTGTCTCAAGAAGACGAAGATAAACTTTCCAAGTCATTTGGAAATGTATTGAATAAACAGCTTCGGATCCATTCAAAGGTCGATGCGGGCGTCATTGGCGGTGTCCTTGTACGAATTGGAAACCGGGTTTACGATGGAACATTAGCGGGTAAGTTAACGCGTTTTCATCAGGAAATGAAAGCAAGCAGATAG
- a CDS encoding YwmB family TATA-box binding protein, whose translation MGKQTKTLILCFLCFMFIGALTPTLAKGKTQDTSKLPELIHVLKVNGAHVKNWSIYARQQNTDLQTYQEVQSEARTLKEAFNNYNWQVKKEKMDVRFLGTKKDKASALTESITLLAYPQKNAYQTYLIYEINGTGWNASYWTNHLSIEINQQVTKIFDEKTQIFACVTGDFGDKMNIVLSKKSNAILKTLKAHKIESDHEKTFSSVSAYTELWKEQTIQSNGRSINLQLGLRKVDDKTTVTLGTPIITSEY comes from the coding sequence ATGGGGAAACAAACAAAGACCCTAATTTTATGCTTTTTATGCTTTATGTTTATTGGTGCACTTACACCAACTTTGGCAAAAGGTAAGACGCAAGATACAAGTAAATTGCCGGAACTTATACATGTGTTAAAGGTGAATGGTGCCCACGTCAAGAACTGGTCGATCTACGCCAGACAACAGAACACCGATCTCCAAACGTATCAAGAGGTCCAAAGTGAGGCACGAACACTTAAGGAAGCGTTTAACAACTATAACTGGCAAGTAAAGAAAGAAAAAATGGATGTTCGATTTTTAGGAACAAAGAAAGATAAGGCATCTGCTCTTACTGAAAGCATTACATTACTCGCCTACCCCCAAAAAAACGCGTACCAAACGTATCTTATATATGAAATAAATGGAACAGGCTGGAACGCTTCTTATTGGACGAACCACTTGTCAATAGAGATAAACCAACAAGTGACAAAAATATTTGATGAGAAGACACAAATATTTGCTTGTGTGACAGGTGATTTCGGTGATAAAATGAATATTGTGCTTTCAAAAAAGTCAAATGCCATATTGAAAACTTTAAAGGCACACAAAATTGAATCTGATCATGAAAAAACATTTAGTTCGGTATCCGCATATACTGAATTATGGAAAGAACAAACGATTCAATCCAATGGTCGTTCCATTAACCTTCAATTAGGTTTAAGAAAGGTAGATGACAAAACGACCGTGACATTAGGAACACCTATAATTACGAGTGAATATTAA
- the murA gene encoding UDP-N-acetylglucosamine 1-carboxyvinyltransferase → MEKIFVRGGKRLSGTVRIDGAKNAVLPVIAATILASRGTSRIENVPALADVYTINEVLRHLGAEVEFEGSSITINAQGSLESEAPFEYVRKMRASFFIMGPLLARVGHAKIALPGGCAIGQRPIDQHLKGFEAMGATVQMGNGYIEAKVPQGLQGANIYLDFPSVGATENIMMAAVLAKGETIINNAAQEPEIECLANYLIAMGGKIKGAGTSTIRIQGVRLLKGVSFEVIPDRIEAGTYMIAAAITGGNVLVENAIADHLRPLIAKLEEMGVEIQQELTGIRVIGPDILKPVDIKTLPHPGFPTDLQSQMMALLLKAKGTSIITETVFENRFMHVEEFRRMSADIKIESRSAIINGPCRLQGAEVAATDLRAGAALVLAGLAADGTTRVTDLHHIDRGYVDLTGKLQSLGASIERLSVKETPAVTEEVTPKLNMKPKFA, encoded by the coding sequence TTGGAAAAAATCTTTGTCCGAGGCGGAAAGCGTCTTTCTGGCACTGTTCGTATAGATGGTGCGAAGAATGCCGTTCTTCCCGTCATAGCAGCAACGATTTTAGCATCAAGAGGCACGAGTCGGATTGAAAATGTACCTGCATTAGCAGATGTTTATACAATAAATGAAGTACTCCGACACTTAGGGGCAGAGGTTGAGTTTGAAGGTTCATCCATTACCATTAATGCACAAGGTAGTCTAGAAAGCGAGGCGCCTTTTGAATATGTCAGGAAGATGCGGGCCTCCTTTTTCATTATGGGACCCCTTTTGGCCCGCGTTGGTCACGCAAAGATTGCTTTGCCTGGCGGTTGTGCAATTGGTCAGCGCCCTATAGATCAACATTTAAAAGGCTTTGAAGCAATGGGCGCAACGGTTCAAATGGGTAATGGCTATATAGAAGCCAAAGTTCCACAAGGATTACAAGGCGCTAACATTTATTTAGACTTCCCAAGTGTTGGAGCAACTGAGAATATCATGATGGCAGCAGTACTTGCCAAAGGTGAAACCATCATTAATAATGCGGCACAAGAACCAGAAATTGAATGCTTGGCAAATTATTTGATCGCGATGGGCGGTAAAATAAAAGGCGCCGGCACGAGTACTATTCGAATTCAAGGTGTACGTTTATTAAAAGGCGTCTCTTTTGAAGTGATTCCAGACCGAATTGAAGCAGGGACTTATATGATTGCGGCGGCTATTACAGGCGGAAACGTTCTTGTAGAAAATGCTATTGCCGATCATCTAAGACCACTTATCGCAAAGCTTGAGGAGATGGGGGTCGAAATTCAACAAGAGTTGACGGGCATCCGAGTAATCGGCCCAGATATTCTAAAGCCTGTTGATATTAAGACACTTCCACATCCTGGATTCCCAACGGATCTTCAGTCGCAGATGATGGCTCTCCTATTGAAAGCAAAAGGAACTTCAATTATTACTGAAACCGTATTTGAGAATCGCTTTATGCATGTTGAAGAATTCCGCAGAATGAGCGCTGATATTAAGATTGAAAGTCGTTCAGCCATTATTAATGGACCTTGTCGACTTCAAGGTGCAGAAGTGGCGGCAACTGATTTGCGCGCTGGTGCAGCACTTGTTCTAGCGGGATTGGCAGCAGACGGAACTACTCGTGTCACTGATTTACACCATATTGATCGGGGTTATGTCGATCTTACGGGAAAACTACAGTCACTAGGCGCCTCCATTGAAAGATTGAGCGTTAAAGAGACCCCAGCAGTAACCGAAGAGGTTACCCCCAAACTCAACATGAAGCCCAAATTTGCATAA
- a CDS encoding ATP synthase subunit I: MNEYTSSRRLVLILTSFIFLVSILLWYLTPAKSFVAGFILGGLISLYNVLYLGRRIKLISQLIIAGSHRRAGLGFLNRILMVVFGAILVYKFPEWLDYRSYVLGLPLCYILLLIATGVTIKKGKEPSSREGRDVLGTDSEN; encoded by the coding sequence ATGAATGAATATACATCGTCACGGCGTCTCGTCCTTATCCTCACAAGCTTCATTTTTTTAGTCTCAATTCTTCTTTGGTATTTAACCCCTGCCAAGTCCTTTGTCGCCGGTTTTATCCTCGGAGGTTTGATCAGCCTCTACAATGTACTTTACCTAGGCAGACGCATAAAGCTTATCAGTCAGTTAATTATAGCGGGATCCCATAGAAGAGCGGGATTAGGATTTCTTAATCGAATTCTAATGGTCGTTTTCGGTGCCATTCTCGTTTATAAATTCCCGGAATGGTTGGATTATCGCTCGTATGTTCTAGGTTTGCCGCTATGCTATATTCTCTTACTGATTGCAACAGGTGTCACAATTAAAAAAGGTAAAGAACCATCATCACGAGAAGGGAGGGATGTTCTTGGAACTGACTCCGAAAATTAA
- a CDS encoding DUF1146 family protein, with amino-acid sequence MMEFGVQAALSIFIHLVILVLTWWAVQCVKWDVWLRQPKGIRAKILMILVTIAISEPVATFIVNYLSWSVQLPQIYK; translated from the coding sequence ATGATGGAATTTGGGGTGCAGGCTGCCCTTAGCATTTTTATTCATTTAGTCATTCTCGTTTTAACCTGGTGGGCGGTTCAGTGTGTGAAATGGGATGTCTGGCTTAGACAGCCAAAAGGAATCCGGGCAAAGATTTTAATGATTCTTGTCACAATTGCCATCAGTGAACCAGTCGCCACGTTTATTGTTAATTACTTAAGTTGGTCAGTTCAACTACCACAGATATATAAATAA